The sequence ttttttaatcatgTAGTTCTCTGCTGATTAGTATACTATACTGTCAATGAAATTATAGACTGCAAAAATCAATCAAGGAAATATAGCGCTGAAGAGAGTGGTGGAGTCCATTGCAAATGGCGATTCACATGTGCCTTTTAGGGACAGCAAACTTACCATGCTTCTGCAGGTAAATATTGTAGTCTTTTAATTGAGTGAATTGCTAGATTCATATTCTCTGTTATTTGAAGTTTTATTGATTGTGAGTACTTTTTCTGCTTTCCCTTTTTAAGGATTCCTTTGAAGATGATAAGTCAAAAATTCTAATGATACTATGTGCAAGTCCTGATCCTAAGGAGATACACAAGACAATCTCTACACTTGAATATGGGGCAAAAGCAAAATGCATAGTCCGTGGACCTCATACTCCAGTCAAGGATGATGAATCTTCTTCAGCTGTCATTTTGGGATCAAGAATTGCTGCAATGGATGAATTTATCTTGAAGCTACAAATGGAAACCAAGCAAAGAGAGAAAGAACGGAACGAAGCCCACAAAAAGCttttgaagaaagaagaagaaattgctGCGTTAAGAGCTAAGCTGGACATGGCAGAAGGCAAAGGAACTCCTCCAAGCGAGGAGGAAATTAACCTGAAGGTAAATGAACGAACCCGGCTTCTGAGACAAGAGTTGGAAAAGAAGTTGGAAGAGTGCCAAAGAATGACTAATGAATTTGTTGAATTGGAGAGGAAGAGAATGGAAGAGAGGATACTGCAGCAGCAGGAGGAAGTTGAAACTCTGAGAAGGAGACTGGAAGAGATTGAGTTGCAGCTGTGTTCAAAGCAAGGGTGTTGTGTGGAAAATGAGTCAAAAGACATGGAGTCGAGTGGGTTTATGAGAAGGTTATTGCGTGTTTACAAAAGTGAGGATGATCCTGGAATGGTGAAGTCAATGGATTTGGACATGGATGATCAAGAACCCCTTGGCCACGAGGTAAATATCGTTGGTGGAGTTATGAGCAGGGGTGATTACAATGTTAAGCAGGACTTATCAAATCAACCTTGTCCGAATGCTTTGACTGGTGTAAAAGAAGATGCTCATGTTTTTTCACCAAACTTTGGCCAAAGGGTGTGCCTTAGTACAGTAtatgaggaagaaggagaaggagatgaagacaAAGGGGAAGATGAGGAAGTGGAGAAAGGAGTGATAGAGGAAAAGAGGGTATGTAGTGTTGACAAGCCTAGTGCTGCAGGTTCCTTGGGAACCTTAAACCTGTCTAACACAAGTCCAAACAAAGAGGAATTTTGTTTCAAGGTAAGTTCAGTGGATAATGACTCTAGACTCCTgagaattcaaaatatattcaCTCTGTGTGGCAACCAAAGAGAGCTCTCCCAGCACATTGGAACCCCAGTACAACCTACAAAAAAGAGGTCTGATGAAACTTTTGAGTTTTCTCCTGCCAAGACAAGTGACAAGGATTCCGTTTTCAAAATTTCCAACAAGGAGAACTTTGAACCACATAATGTTCTAGGAAATTAGCTCTAGTTGTTTGTTTgtattgaaaaaatgaaaagacgTGTACTACTTGTCATTTTTCCTTCTGGAAATACTGTGTTTTTTGGGTGTTCTTTTGAGTATGTGTACATAGTTTTCATCGGATTTGTAGTTGTGTACTACTTTGTgttctataaatatatttatgtctGCCCTTCTTTGTTCTATAAGctatttaaactaattttgCTCAAATCACTTTCATCGATAGCTGTATTATATATTTCTGTGTCGGCCTTTCTTTGTGTTATTTAGTGTGTGATCAGAACatttataaaaagattttaaatttaattgatttttaaatcatttatgtttgaatgtttttattttgaaaataaatttatagagTAAATGAGTCATTAATTAGAGAGATAAATGCCATATTAGAAAGTTActagatattttctttaatacATGTATAAAAATCTTAAAGGTCATATGTTCTTGAAAAAGAA comes from Glycine soja cultivar W05 chromosome 20, ASM419377v2, whole genome shotgun sequence and encodes:
- the LOC114401473 gene encoding kinesin-like protein KIN-10A — encoded protein: MAPTPSSKQNHPTQLKTPQSKHRLNFNGLKSAPSPNPNSVANKEPPPEHPIEVIARIRDYPDRKDKPLSVLQTNSNSSSIRVRADFGYRDFTLDGVSVSEEEDLDVFYKKFVESRIHGVKLGDKCTIMMYGPTGSGKSHTMFGSSKQAGIVYRSLRDILGDGDSADGDSGGGLGTFVQVTVLEIYNEEIYDLLSTNGGGGGGGFGFGWPKGGSASKVKLEVMGKKAKNATYISGNEAGKISKEIQKVEKRRIVKSTLCNDRSSRSHCMVILDVPTVGGRLMLVDMAGSENIEQAGQTGFEAKMQTAKINQGNIALKRVVESIANGDSHVPFRDSKLTMLLQDSFEDDKSKILMILCASPDPKEIHKTISTLEYGAKAKCIVRGPHTPVKDDESSSAVILGSRIAAMDEFILKLQMETKQREKERNEAHKKLLKKEEEIAALRAKLDMAEGKGTPPSEEEINLKVNERTRLLRQELEKKLEECQRMTNEFVELERKRMEERILQQQEEVETLRRRLEEIELQLCSKQGCCVENESKDMESSGFMRRLLRVYKSEDDPGMVKSMDLDMDDQEPLGHEVNIVGGVMSRGDYNVKQDLSNQPCPNALTGVKEDAHVFSPNFGQRVCLSTVYEEEGEGDEDKGEDEEVEKGVIEEKRVCSVDKPSAAGSLGTLNLSNTSPNKEEFCFKVSSVDNDSRLLRIQNIFTLCGNQRELSQHIGTPVQPTKKRSDETFEFSPAKTSDKDSVFKISNKENFEPHNVLGN